The genome window CGACTGAGTCCCACGAGCAGCGACAGCCGATGCACCGCGGCTTCGAAGGCGAGGGCCGTGTTCATGCGCGCAGCGCCTCGGGGAGGCGCGCGCGCAGCAGGCGAATCTGTCCGCGATGATTGAGTTCGTCTTCCATGACGTGATACCACGCCCAGAACGGCGTCGCGGGCCCGCTGAGCCAGGGGAGTGTCAGCGTGGTGGTCAGCCACGCGTCGGCGCGCTGCGACAGCGCGGCGACGGTGCGGGCGCGCACCGCGGCCATCACCCCGAGCAGGTCGTCGAGCGAGCGCCCTTCCGCCGCCGCCCAGGCGGCCGGACCGAGCCGGATCAGCGGACCGTGAACGGTCCATTCGTCCATGCTCGGTGGCGTCGTTTCGAGGGTGGCCGTGAGATACGCGTACTCGATGGCCGTGATGTGGGCGATGAGCGCGCCGATCGGATTGGCGGTCGCATCGTGCCGGTGCGCCAGCGCGGCGGTCGACAGGCCGGCCACGGCCGCAAGGGTGGACGCGCGGGTCGCCTCGAGCATGGCGAGGAGGGCGCCGATCTGGGGGGAGGCGCCGGGGGTCGGCTGCAACAGCAAGACAGACATGCGGGTGGGGTTGGGTCTCCAATCCTAGCACCGGGCACGCCGCACGGTGCATCGAACTCCCGAATCGGGTAGCTTCCCGGTGACCTCTAGCCCATTCGCCATGCGTGCTCCCGCCCTGCTCTTCCTCGCCGCCAGCACCCTGCTGACGTCCGCCTGTGCCTCGCTCGGTCGCGGTGCAAGCCAGTCCCTGCAGCCGCAGGCGGCGGTGCGCATCTACGACACCAAGTCGGCGAAGTTCGTGACCTGGCGGGAGTTCACGCAGGTGGTGACGAGCAAGGACCTCGTGTTCTTCGGGGAGCAGCACGACGACCCCGCGACGCATGCCTCCGAAGCGGCGGTGCTGGCGGCGATCGGCGAAAAGCGCGACCACGTCGTGCTGTCGATGGAGATGTTCGAGCGCGACGTGCAGCCGCTCGTCGATCAGTACCTCGCGGGGACCATCTCCGAGCAGAACTTTCTCGCCGGCTCACGACCGTGGGATCGCTACACCACCGACTACCGCCCCATGATCGAACTGGCGCGCGTGCACGGTTGGCCCGTCGTGGCGGCGAACGTGCCGCGGCGACTGGCCAGTGCCGTGAGCCGCCGTGGCCTGGCGCTGCTCGATACGCTCAATGCTGCCGACAAGCGCTTCATGGCGCGTGAGCACCTGTGCCCCAAGGACGCGTATTACGAGAAGTTCGCCGAGACGATGAAGGGGCACGGTGCCGGCGGCGGCCCGCCGACGGCCAGCGACGCGGCGATGATGGCCTCGATGACGGACAAGTTCTACGAGGCGCAGTGCGTGAAGGATGAAGCGATGGGCGAAGCCATCGCCGACGCGTGGAAGAAGGCGCCGAAGGGCGCGATCGTCTTTCAGGTCGACGGGGCATTCCACAGCGACTACGGACTGGGCACCGCCGCTCGGGCGCGACGCCGGGCGCCCGAGGCGAGCAGCGTGGTGATCACCGCGGTGCCGGTGGAGAACCTCGCCAAGGCGAAGGCCGGCGAGGACGCGAAGAAGGCGGACTATCTGCTCTTTACGCGCGCGCCCAAATAGGGCGCGTCACCCGTCCGTGGTGTCGGCGGCGTCGCCGTCGCCCGTGCGGTCGCCCGTGCCGTCGGCGTAACCGCGCTCGAGCAGGAACGCCCGCACCTTCTCCGGATTGCGCTCCACTTCGAGGGAACCCGGGCGCAATCCGGTGCGAATGAGAATGCCGCGCCCGGCGCCGCTCGCGACCACAAAGGCGTCGGTGGTGATGCACACCACCTCGGCCGTTTCCGACAGCTGCTGCGGGTGTCCGGAGAAGTGCATCGCCGCGCCCTGCTGCACCCCGGCGGCGTTCATGCCGCCGTGCGGTTCACTCCAGGTGACGCCGGTGAAGAGCACAACGTCGTTGCCGCCGTCGATGAAATCTTCCACGGGCACGCCCAGCAGCCCGGGATTGTCGGCCACGTCGGCGCGCACGCGATAGGCGTCGAAGAGCCCTTCGACATCGGCCGTGTCGATCCCGATGCGCACGGCCTGCCCGTCGCGCAGCACGACGGTGAGTTCATGCTCGGCGGTGATCAGTCCGCGCCACGCGCCGCGCAGCTTGCGGAGCGCCTCGATAGTGTCGGCCGTGGCCTGAAAACGATATTCGCGCATCCCGGCAATTTATCCCGCGGCGCCAGTCGGGCGCGCGGGCCCGTGGCGCTCCTACTGGGCGCGTCGCAGCTGGTACTGGTGCCGGAACGCCATGGTCTGCCCATTGATCGCCGTCTCCTTGAGCAGGTGCACCGCC of Gemmatimonadaceae bacterium contains these proteins:
- a CDS encoding DinB family protein; this encodes MSVLLLQPTPGASPQIGALLAMLEATRASTLAAVAGLSTAALAHRHDATANPIGALIAHITAIEYAYLTATLETTPPSMDEWTVHGPLIRLGPAAWAAAEGRSLDDLLGVMAAVRARTVAALSQRADAWLTTTLTLPWLSGPATPFWAWYHVMEDELNHRGQIRLLRARLPEALRA
- a CDS encoding ChaN family lipoprotein translates to MRAPALLFLAASTLLTSACASLGRGASQSLQPQAAVRIYDTKSAKFVTWREFTQVVTSKDLVFFGEQHDDPATHASEAAVLAAIGEKRDHVVLSMEMFERDVQPLVDQYLAGTISEQNFLAGSRPWDRYTTDYRPMIELARVHGWPVVAANVPRRLASAVSRRGLALLDTLNAADKRFMAREHLCPKDAYYEKFAETMKGHGAGGGPPTASDAAMMASMTDKFYEAQCVKDEAMGEAIADAWKKAPKGAIVFQVDGAFHSDYGLGTAARARRRAPEASSVVITAVPVENLAKAKAGEDAKKADYLLFTRAPK